One part of the Saprospiraceae bacterium genome encodes these proteins:
- a CDS encoding acyl-CoA dehydrogenase family protein, giving the protein MTSKTKGLDRYEGHDYYQIDELLQEDHLLAREAVRAWVKQEVSPIIEDFSNRAECPKHLFKGLAEIGAYGPSLPREYGGGGMDEIAYGIIMQELERGDSGIRSMASVQGSLVMFPIFKWGSEEQRRKYLPKLGSGEFIGCFGLTEPDYGSNPAGMVSTVKEDGDAYILNGAKMWITNSPVADIAVVWAKNEAGEILGMIVENGWKGYSAPEIHGKWSLRASITGELVFEDVRVPKANVFPNVKGLKGPLSCLSKARYGIAWGAIGAALDCYDTALRYSKERIQFNKPIGAFQLTQKKLAEMITEITKAQLLAWRLGVLANAGKATPAQISMAKRNNVHTALVIAREARQILGGMGITNEYPIMRHMMNLETVLTYEGTHDIHLLITGMDITGLNAFGE; this is encoded by the coding sequence ATGACATCTAAAACAAAAGGATTGGACCGTTACGAAGGGCATGATTATTATCAGATTGATGAACTCTTACAGGAAGATCATTTATTAGCCCGGGAGGCTGTAAGGGCTTGGGTTAAGCAAGAAGTTAGCCCGATTATTGAAGACTTTTCAAATAGAGCCGAATGTCCAAAACATTTATTTAAAGGATTGGCAGAAATCGGGGCCTATGGTCCTAGTTTGCCTAGAGAATATGGTGGGGGTGGAATGGATGAAATTGCATATGGGATCATTATGCAGGAATTAGAACGTGGAGATTCAGGAATTCGCTCCATGGCATCTGTCCAAGGCTCTTTAGTGATGTTCCCAATTTTTAAATGGGGATCTGAAGAACAAAGGAGAAAATACTTACCTAAACTAGGTTCTGGGGAATTTATAGGCTGTTTTGGGTTAACAGAACCAGATTATGGTTCTAATCCAGCGGGCATGGTAAGTACGGTTAAAGAAGATGGTGATGCATATATTTTAAATGGTGCTAAAATGTGGATTACAAATTCACCAGTAGCAGATATTGCAGTTGTTTGGGCAAAAAATGAAGCCGGAGAAATCTTAGGTATGATTGTAGAAAATGGGTGGAAAGGATACTCCGCACCAGAAATTCATGGAAAATGGTCCCTGAGAGCCTCCATTACAGGAGAATTGGTTTTTGAAGATGTTCGGGTGCCAAAAGCCAATGTTTTCCCAAATGTTAAAGGCCTCAAAGGTCCGCTTTCTTGTTTATCAAAAGCGAGATATGGCATTGCCTGGGGTGCTATTGGAGCTGCATTGGATTGCTATGATACCGCGTTAAGGTATTCAAAAGAACGTATCCAATTTAACAAACCCATTGGAGCATTTCAGCTAACCCAAAAGAAATTAGCGGAAATGATTACCGAAATTACAAAAGCTCAATTATTAGCCTGGAGACTGGGAGTTTTAGCAAATGCTGGTAAAGCAACACCTGCTCAAATTTCAATGGCTAAACGAAATAATGTACACACTGCCTTGGTTATAGCCCGCGAAGCGCGTCAAATATTAGGAGGCATGGGAATTACCAATGAGTATCCAATCATGCGCCACATGATGAACCTTGAAACCGTTTTAACTTATGAAGGAACCCATGACATTCATTTGCTGATAACCGGAATGGATATTACCGGATTGAATGCATTTGGTGAATAA
- a CDS encoding OmpA family protein, with product MLNQKELLNFFCKSRNYFYTALFICLLSTIHAQNSNDIFLQNGSFEGSPQCCQAPNGWVDCGHKGETPPDIQPALGNGNTPLFSVTKIAFQGNTYLGMVVRENETYERVAQRLIKPLLKGKCYSFSIYLCRSDTYLSASNKDKPSDLKQFTEPVILRIWGGEAYCNQKQLLAESPLVDNTDWKKFEFEFEPKYDLNYLELEAFYKTPVLFPYNGNILLDNASHLSIIPCPADSSYSKYKKDKERNKQKNTVIVSKPKENQKPKTPATDVANSGKKPKERILKYLDNTKVTVGQVFKIEKLYFETDSATFKVESYAVLDELYDYLNKNTKIRVEIGGHTNNKCAEKYCERLSLLRAEAVKLYFVEKGIDPKRMLCKGYGGKNPVASNSTKDGRQLNQRVEIKILSIAG from the coding sequence ATGCTAAACCAAAAAGAACTTTTAAACTTCTTTTGTAAAAGTCGAAACTATTTTTATACAGCACTTTTTATTTGCTTGCTTTCTACAATACACGCTCAAAATTCCAATGATATCTTTCTTCAAAATGGCTCTTTTGAAGGTAGTCCACAATGTTGTCAAGCTCCAAATGGCTGGGTTGATTGTGGACATAAAGGGGAAACGCCTCCAGATATTCAACCTGCTTTAGGCAATGGGAATACACCTTTATTTAGTGTAACCAAAATTGCATTTCAAGGAAATACTTATCTCGGGATGGTCGTGCGTGAAAATGAAACCTATGAACGCGTTGCCCAACGACTTATAAAACCACTTCTAAAAGGTAAATGTTATTCTTTTAGTATTTATTTATGTCGTTCTGATACTTATTTAAGTGCATCCAACAAAGATAAACCCAGTGATCTTAAACAATTTACGGAACCTGTAATCTTAAGAATCTGGGGAGGTGAAGCATATTGTAATCAAAAACAACTTTTAGCAGAATCTCCCTTGGTGGATAATACTGATTGGAAAAAATTTGAATTTGAATTTGAACCTAAATACGATCTCAATTATCTTGAATTAGAAGCTTTTTATAAAACACCTGTACTCTTTCCATATAATGGAAATATTTTGCTTGATAATGCATCTCATTTAAGCATAATTCCTTGTCCGGCTGATTCTAGTTATTCAAAATATAAAAAGGATAAAGAACGAAACAAACAAAAAAATACAGTAATCGTTTCAAAACCAAAAGAAAATCAAAAACCTAAAACGCCTGCAACCGATGTTGCAAATTCTGGTAAAAAACCAAAAGAAAGAATTTTAAAATATTTAGATAATACAAAAGTCACCGTTGGTCAGGTTTTTAAAATTGAAAAATTGTACTTTGAAACAGATTCCGCTACATTCAAAGTAGAATCCTATGCAGTATTAGATGAACTCTATGATTATTTGAATAAAAATACTAAGATTCGCGTAGAAATTGGTGGCCATACTAATAATAAATGTGCTGAAAAATATTGCGAACGCTTATCTCTTTTAAGGGCAGAAGCTGTAAAATTATATTTTGTTGAAAAAGGAATTGACCCAAAGCGTATGCTTTGTAAAGGGTATGGCGGTAAAAATCCGGTGGCTTCAAATTCAACTAAAGATGGACGTCAACTTAATCAAAGAGTTGAAATTAAAATCCTCAGTATAGCAGGATAA
- a CDS encoding dihydroneopterin aldolase translates to MEPEKIIKIELLGIRFFGSYGLYPVESLWNSELLMDCTLTFNINSESELELKDTVDYQMIYTELQSELQQKHKLLENIAIRSIKRIKNMDSRIRSCKIKIYKKPQLNGPLLHVAVELEF, encoded by the coding sequence ATGGAACCAGAAAAAATTATTAAAATTGAACTCCTGGGTATACGATTTTTTGGATCGTATGGACTTTACCCGGTGGAATCTCTTTGGAATTCTGAGTTACTTATGGATTGTACCCTGACTTTTAATATAAATTCAGAATCTGAATTGGAATTAAAGGATACCGTAGATTATCAAATGATTTATACAGAATTGCAGTCGGAGCTTCAACAAAAGCATAAGCTGCTTGAAAATATTGCCATTCGATCCATAAAGCGAATCAAAAATATGGATTCAAGAATTCGAAGTTGCAAAATTAAAATTTATAAAAAACCACAATTGAATGGGCCACTTTTGCACGTTGCCGTTGAATTAGAATTTTAA